TAAAAAATGGTACCATCGGAAATATCCGTTTTTAAAATATCATCACATACTGCAATGACATTTGTTAATTTCTCTTTTTCAATTAAATCAACACAAACATCATTACGTTCTTTAAGAATTTCAATTCCTTTGAATTTTGCATAAGGAAATTTTACAGCCCCGAATAAAATTATGTTTCCATAACCTGAACCTAAATCATAAAATACAGTCTCGTTTGTCATCACAAGAGGATCAAAAAGATCAGATAAAAAACTTGAAGAGCCGTATCTGTATGAGTTAAGGCCGTTACGGATTGTGATTTCTGAAAGGCTTAAGTTTTCTTCAATGTTATCCGAATATTTATCAATTTCAGATTGGATTTTTTTCAGCAGCTCCATATCATTTCATCATTAATAATTCTAATTTTTTCAGGGACTCTATAGCTTTTTCCATTTTAACGGCATACTCATCATTTACTTTTTGAACATCAGCATTACAAAAATTACAGATTTCTTCCTCTTCATAAACATAATTATCGCATCCGTTACATAACTTAAGTGCTTTTGGCATTCTCGGAACTCTGTTTGTATGATCTGATACTGGAACCTGAGGACTATTATTAGGTGATTGTATTTCTACTATCTCTCCTTTTTCATTTTCGACAATTATTTCAAAAAGGCCTATATCAAAAGACAATCCTGGAGCTTCCTGTGTTTTTCTTATTCTTTCGTGTAGTCCTTTCTTTTTTAATTCTAAAGCACGATGATGACAAAAAGGATTATTGCCTCTTTTACCAAATAATACATGACTTGTCCAGGTACATCCTGCCAGGCAGGAAGATTCATAGTAACAGCCTTTGCAGCCTCCCCATAATTCTTCTTTATTTCTGTATCTGGAAAAAACCATCTCTTCGCTGTATTTCCAAATATCTTCAAGATCCATATCTTTTACATTACCACCCGTATATTCAGTTGTTGGTAATGAAGGACAGCCTTTAATTTTACCGTCGGCTTCAATGCCAATTCCGGTATGTCCTGCTGAACAACCTGTGTAATATTTCTCATTCCCTTGTCTCCAGATATGTTCGTAGGGGCCAAAATAGCCAATGTTATTTCCTGCTTGTATTAAAACATTATTCGCTAATGCTTTTCTGTATATCAAAATAAGATTATCATAAAAATCAATTAATTCATAAGGCTGAAGTATCAGTTCATCCGAATTATCAACTGCATTTCCCATAGCGACTGCAAGTT
The Flavobacterium flavigenum genome window above contains:
- a CDS encoding radical SAM/SPASM domain-containing protein, producing MNKTSTRYRVRDDYKTATPVHVVWEITLACNLKCSHCGSRAGKVRPGELTTEQCFGVIDSLKRLGTREITIIGGEAFLRKDWLEIIEKIHQSGIECSMQSGAYNLNEERIIDAKKAGIRNIGVSIDGMPVTHNKIRGRRDSFEHVINCLQLLKKHNIPSSVNTVITKSSKNELNELLDVLIENGVKNWQIQLAVAMGNAVDNSDELILQPYELIDFYDNLILIYRKALANNVLIQAGNNIGYFGPYEHIWRQGNEKYYTGCSAGHTGIGIEADGKIKGCPSLPTTEYTGGNVKDMDLEDIWKYSEEMVFSRYRNKEELWGGCKGCYYESSCLAGCTWTSHVLFGKRGNNPFCHHRALELKKKGLHERIRKTQEAPGLSFDIGLFEIIVENEKGEIVEIQSPNNSPQVPVSDHTNRVPRMPKALKLCNGCDNYVYEEEEICNFCNADVQKVNDEYAVKMEKAIESLKKLELLMMK